A DNA window from Haliovirga abyssi contains the following coding sequences:
- a CDS encoding alpha/beta hydrolase: protein MKKIIFIVIFALFFIIGCSSLRVEKQSEVKNLRVEEGIKKIKLTWDTIKDKRVAKIEIKRNYDDFRKYFKRIRELSPNENSIEIEHPAYLLMEYKVSLKYKDGTESKGKSITATAKHDSVFLDEVDGRKMEIYLPPSYKKDKSKRYPVIYMHDGQSMFTTTYLGNNWEIDKIMDRLIAKDKVEESIVVAIYNRNRAEEYIPYEDKQQQKYGNFKKSKSKELGDFIEKKLIPYIDGKYRTIPTKENRAVVGCSTAGLYSLWEGINYSNLFSMIVSVSPSYELGNDKIFEEMKNTPKKNVKIWIDVGTSEWDPKPRKMIKILLSKGYVYGKDLFYYEVKDGEHFSTSWKERIEYPILLFKGKKLERKVVEIKPEVEVGVSSRTNELSEMVNPVAILDDGVKYSLLGSAEYFSLDNKAGNIDKWGNFKFLQNKDFEIEVKYGNIKKKIKIEKKEINNEEKRLGIRR from the coding sequence ATGAAAAAAATTATATTTATCGTAATTTTTGCATTGTTTTTTATTATAGGATGTAGTTCGCTACGTGTAGAAAAACAAAGTGAAGTAAAAAACTTGAGAGTGGAAGAAGGAATTAAAAAAATAAAACTGACATGGGATACGATAAAAGATAAGAGAGTTGCCAAAATAGAGATAAAAAGAAATTATGATGATTTTAGAAAATATTTTAAACGTATTAGAGAGCTTTCTCCAAATGAAAATTCCATTGAAATTGAACATCCTGCATACCTTTTAATGGAGTATAAAGTAAGTTTAAAATATAAAGATGGAACTGAAAGTAAAGGGAAAAGTATAACAGCTACAGCAAAGCATGATAGTGTGTTTTTAGATGAAGTTGATGGAAGAAAAATGGAGATATACTTGCCTCCAAGTTATAAAAAAGATAAAAGTAAAAGGTATCCTGTTATATATATGCATGATGGGCAGTCTATGTTTACTACGACATATTTGGGTAACAACTGGGAAATAGATAAAATAATGGATAGACTTATTGCAAAAGACAAGGTAGAAGAGAGTATAGTAGTTGCCATCTATAATAGAAATAGGGCTGAAGAATATATTCCATATGAAGATAAACAGCAGCAGAAGTATGGAAATTTTAAAAAATCAAAATCAAAAGAGTTAGGTGATTTTATAGAAAAAAAACTTATTCCATATATAGATGGTAAATATAGAACAATTCCTACAAAAGAAAATAGAGCAGTTGTAGGGTGTTCTACAGCTGGATTATACTCATTATGGGAAGGGATAAACTATAGCAATCTTTTTTCTATGATAGTTTCTGTTTCACCTTCATATGAACTTGGAAATGATAAAATATTTGAAGAGATGAAAAATACTCCGAAAAAAAATGTAAAAATATGGATTGATGTTGGAACAAGTGAATGGGACCCAAAGCCAAGAAAGATGATTAAGATATTGCTTTCAAAAGGGTATGTGTATGGAAAAGATCTATTTTATTATGAAGTAAAAGATGGAGAACATTTTTCTACTTCATGGAAAGAAAGAATAGAATATCCAATACTTCTATTTAAAGGGAAAAAATTAGAAAGAAAAGTAGTTGAAATAAAACCTGAAGTAGAAGTAGGAGTATCTTCTCGAACAAATGAACTTTCGGAAATGGTAAATCCTGTAGCTATTTTAGATGATGGTGTGAAATATTCACTACTTGGGAGTGCAGAATATTTTAGTTTAGATAATAAAGCGGGAAACATAGATAAATGGGGGAATTTTAAATTTTTACAGAATAAGGATTTTGAAATTGAAGTAAAGTATGGGAATATAAAAAAGAAAATAAAAATTGAAAAAAAAGAGATAAATAACGAGGAAAAAAGGCTTGGGATAAGAAGGTAA
- a CDS encoding DUF3857 domain-containing protein has translation MKKIILIWFFMMFSMIFSETNSIYNTKIDMKRYPNASVVTLLDRESIIFNKDNSYIIKKHIIKRILNYKGKKASSEYKIKFDKRFEKVDIINAKTVKISKSGIKEIAVDKSKNIRIIDAPSDVGLMKYAAHKMEVIAFPAVNEGDIIDIEYTIKNNKKQKISGTVNFASREAVYNKVEIINIPKDMNFNITKFNWNTKMEYMDNIAKDRKIIKFSEKFMPQILDESNIPESLKFMPTVIFTNYNNWAEYRDELLGKFIKINKSKENLQILKEIKEKVLDKLITKDMTNMKKEEIIQDFIAKHIEIKYIDNLLDFEASSPKEILTRGYGTSLDIENLFLLLLKEEGISGEIVILGSDKLVWDDVKKGIDMNRFNYAISKVTIDNKDYFVDATNEFSKLGESVIENNIGLILDTGKPEFVNVKSIEKNITRIEKSYNIKIDLNGDALINKTIYFYGINAIGEREKYKYMTPIMKQQDYQKELGMISQNAYPISKQMDVELGSPVKISYTYKYTNFASIDGDFIYFDLPYRLDMLDLFENVRKYPFELVSDILRKNNISIEYPANYKVRIAPKSLEIKEKNMLIKRDLKIGNSNGGNKIILDTVVRYNSHIYTIEEYSKLYKILEKLNYPKNAKVLLEKE, from the coding sequence GTGAAGAAGATTATTTTAATTTGGTTTTTTATGATGTTTAGTATGATTTTTTCAGAAACAAATAGTATATATAACACAAAGATAGATATGAAAAGATATCCAAACGCTTCTGTAGTAACATTGTTGGATAGAGAAAGTATAATTTTTAACAAGGATAATAGCTATATAATAAAAAAACATATAATAAAAAGGATATTAAATTATAAAGGGAAAAAAGCAAGTTCGGAATATAAGATAAAATTTGATAAAAGATTTGAAAAAGTAGATATTATTAATGCAAAGACAGTAAAAATTAGTAAGAGTGGAATAAAAGAAATTGCAGTAGATAAAAGTAAAAATATTAGAATAATAGATGCACCTTCAGATGTAGGGTTAATGAAATATGCGGCACATAAAATGGAGGTAATAGCTTTTCCAGCGGTAAATGAGGGCGATATTATAGATATAGAATATACAATAAAAAATAATAAAAAACAAAAAATATCAGGAACTGTAAATTTTGCAAGTAGAGAAGCAGTTTATAATAAAGTTGAAATTATAAATATACCAAAAGATATGAATTTTAATATAACAAAATTTAACTGGAATACTAAAATGGAATATATGGATAATATAGCTAAAGATAGGAAAATAATAAAATTTAGTGAAAAGTTTATGCCACAGATTTTAGATGAAAGTAATATACCAGAAAGCTTAAAATTTATGCCAACTGTTATTTTTACAAATTATAACAATTGGGCAGAATACAGAGATGAATTATTAGGAAAATTTATAAAAATAAATAAAAGTAAAGAAAATTTACAAATATTAAAAGAGATAAAAGAAAAAGTATTGGATAAATTAATAACCAAAGATATGACAAATATGAAAAAAGAAGAGATTATACAAGATTTTATAGCTAAACATATAGAGATAAAATATATTGATAATTTGCTAGATTTTGAAGCAAGTTCTCCAAAAGAGATATTAACAAGAGGATATGGAACTTCGTTGGATATAGAAAATTTATTTTTATTATTATTAAAAGAGGAAGGTATTTCTGGGGAAATAGTGATATTAGGCTCAGATAAACTTGTATGGGATGATGTAAAAAAAGGGATAGATATGAATAGATTTAATTATGCTATTTCAAAAGTTACCATAGATAATAAAGATTATTTTGTAGATGCTACAAATGAATTTTCAAAATTAGGCGAGAGTGTAATTGAAAATAATATAGGATTAATATTAGATACAGGAAAACCTGAATTTGTAAATGTTAAATCAATTGAAAAAAATATTACAAGAATAGAGAAAAGCTATAATATAAAAATTGATTTAAATGGAGATGCATTAATTAATAAGACAATATATTTTTATGGAATAAATGCAATTGGAGAAAGAGAAAAATATAAATATATGACTCCTATAATGAAACAACAGGATTATCAAAAAGAATTAGGAATGATTTCTCAAAATGCTTATCCAATAAGTAAGCAAATGGATGTAGAATTAGGTAGTCCAGTAAAAATAAGTTACACATATAAATATACAAATTTTGCTTCAATAGATGGGGATTTCATATATTTTGATTTGCCATATAGATTGGATATGTTAGATCTATTTGAAAATGTAAGGAAATATCCATTTGAATTAGTTAGTGATATATTGAGAAAAAACAATATTAGCATAGAATATCCAGCAAATTACAAAGTAAGAATAGCACCAAAATCATTGGAAATAAAAGAAAAAAATATGTTGATAAAAAGAGATTTGAAAATAGGTAATAGTAATGGTGGAAATAAAATCATATTGGATACTGTAGTGAGGTATAATTCTCATATTTATACAATAGAGGAATATAGCAAATTGTATAAAATATTAGAAAAATTAAATTATCCTAAGAATGCAAAAGTGTTGTTAGAAAAAGAGTAA
- a CDS encoding alpha/beta hydrolase — MRNIKIVVIIIIFGIAMAGCTILSIREKKVSSGKYEKGFKFVTLEGESSHLTLKWKIYSPKKCKKIILKKKEYSGNIGELEIISKDDIEEPIKISPKKNRYDFEHPAYETFNYSFIVQYEDGTEIKREFNRVYKIQKNIIMEKIGGRKVAVYLPPGYNKNLDKRYPVIYAQDGQAMLIKYAEGMDCMVDESIDKYVKSGKMKEVIVVAIYSTNKRRQEYVPYLGQNEKSLSKEYGNYVVNKIIPFIDTKYRTIPNRENRGLIGFSYGAYISLWLLYNYDDIFSFAGALSLSFDSGEYQFLDDIKKIGKRNIRIWISQGTHEYGDETFRLLKLWSNQGYKYGKNIFFYQDSDGYHDYNNWKKFIIYPIMTFLNPKGTKMLNVTSNVSHVINDKGTGFDYYLNAIVETESGAKYTLFDGAKYKSLDGRVEFINSSWKFKPIAKKNSKVEISFKGKKIKTVIDYKEIEKAKNGYKFRKKYN; from the coding sequence ATGAGGAATATCAAAATAGTTGTGATAATTATAATTTTTGGAATTGCAATGGCAGGGTGTACGATACTTTCTATAAGAGAAAAAAAGGTGAGTTCGGGCAAATATGAAAAAGGATTTAAATTTGTAACACTTGAGGGAGAATCTTCACACTTGACACTTAAATGGAAAATATATTCACCTAAAAAATGTAAAAAGATAATATTAAAGAAAAAAGAGTATAGTGGGAATATAGGAGAACTTGAGATTATAAGCAAAGATGATATTGAAGAGCCTATTAAAATATCACCAAAGAAAAATAGATATGATTTTGAACATCCTGCTTATGAGACTTTTAACTATTCTTTTATTGTACAATATGAGGATGGAACTGAGATTAAAAGAGAGTTTAATAGGGTTTATAAAATTCAGAAAAATATTATTATGGAAAAAATAGGTGGGAGGAAAGTAGCGGTGTATCTTCCGCCTGGATATAATAAAAATTTGGACAAGAGATATCCAGTTATTTATGCACAAGATGGTCAGGCTATGCTAATAAAATATGCGGAAGGAATGGACTGTATGGTTGATGAGAGCATAGATAAATATGTAAAATCTGGAAAGATGAAAGAGGTTATAGTAGTTGCGATTTATTCAACAAACAAAAGAAGACAAGAGTATGTTCCTTATTTGGGACAAAATGAAAAATCTCTTTCTAAAGAATATGGAAATTATGTTGTTAATAAAATTATTCCTTTTATTGACACTAAATATAGAACAATTCCAAATAGAGAAAACCGGGGTTTAATCGGATTTTCATATGGAGCTTACATATCTTTATGGCTACTTTATAATTATGATGATATATTTTCATTTGCGGGAGCTTTGTCGTTATCATTTGATTCGGGAGAATATCAATTTTTAGATGATATTAAAAAAATTGGGAAACGTAATATAAGGATATGGATTTCTCAAGGAACTCATGAATATGGAGATGAAACATTTAGGTTACTTAAATTGTGGTCAAATCAAGGATATAAATATGGAAAAAATATTTTTTTCTATCAAGATAGTGATGGATATCATGACTATAATAACTGGAAAAAGTTTATAATATATCCAATAATGACATTTCTAAATCCAAAAGGAACAAAAATGTTAAATGTTACAAGTAATGTATCTCATGTAATAAATGATAAAGGAACAGGCTTTGATTATTATCTTAATGCTATAGTTGAAACAGAAAGTGGAGCTAAATACACACTTTTTGATGGAGCAAAGTATAAGAGTTTAGATGGAAGAGTTGAATTTATTAACAGTAGTTGGAAATTTAAACCTATTGCTAAAAAAAATTCAAAAGTAGAGATAAGTTTTAAAGGGAAAAAAATAAAAACTGTAATTGATTATAAAGAAATTGAAAAAGCTAAAAATGGATATAAATTTAGAAAAAAGTATAACTAA
- a CDS encoding MFS transporter produces the protein MFLIYLGISNMKIGLLQSSLFFVIFFTEFPSGVIGDRMGRKNTLLISVFFNILSLLLMIFHYNFITIWISFVFEGISMSFFSGTYSAIFYDSLKLYGKEDKYLKYSGNTSTIVNFLLGISIIVGAFLQNISWEIVYISTLTATLIGGIFLLFVYEKKGDSIIDTSNMKSIDFLKELINFFEKEEANKLWLLIIATSILEAVASYYYIISQSLFDSQKLSIEKIALIYGSLQILTAIMHKISIKINSKFKINKILLTSSILYILLLLLLIFNNSFISLIVLLLVTALSDISYISQDNFIQKMIPSESRSSLLSLFSFTSSVITGLIYIIFGKLGDIFSQNVSFTLLVIPCFGGLFLLNLYFQNINYLSIKE, from the coding sequence TTGTTTTTAATTTATTTAGGAATATCAAATATGAAAATAGGATTATTGCAATCTTCTCTCTTTTTTGTTATATTTTTTACTGAATTTCCTTCAGGAGTAATAGGAGATAGAATGGGAAGAAAGAATACTTTATTAATATCAGTTTTTTTTAATATATTAAGTTTATTACTTATGATTTTTCATTATAACTTTATTACCATATGGATTAGTTTTGTTTTTGAGGGGATATCAATGTCTTTTTTTTCTGGAACTTATTCTGCTATTTTTTATGATAGTTTAAAATTATACGGAAAAGAAGATAAGTATTTAAAATATAGTGGGAATACTAGCACTATTGTTAATTTTTTATTGGGAATATCAATTATAGTAGGAGCTTTTCTCCAAAATATATCATGGGAAATTGTTTATATTTCTACTCTTACAGCAACTTTAATTGGAGGGATTTTTTTACTTTTTGTTTATGAAAAAAAAGGAGATAGTATAATAGATACATCTAATATGAAAAGTATAGATTTTTTAAAAGAGTTAATTAATTTTTTTGAAAAAGAAGAAGCTAATAAATTATGGCTTTTAATTATTGCAACTTCTATATTAGAAGCTGTTGCATCTTATTATTACATTATAAGTCAATCTTTATTTGATTCACAAAAATTATCTATAGAAAAAATAGCTCTAATTTATGGTAGTTTACAAATACTAACGGCTATAATGCATAAGATTTCTATAAAAATTAATTCTAAATTTAAAATTAATAAAATTTTATTAACTTCTTCGATATTATATATTTTGTTATTATTATTATTGATTTTTAATAATAGCTTTATAAGTTTAATTGTTTTATTATTAGTAACTGCTTTATCAGATATATCATACATTTCACAAGATAATTTTATTCAAAAGATGATTCCAAGTGAATCCAGAAGTTCTTTGCTATCATTGTTTTCTTTTACATCTTCAGTTATTACGGGATTAATTTATATAATTTTTGGTAAATTAGGAGATATATTTTCTCAAAACGTATCATTTACTTTATTGGTAATTCCTTGTTTTGGGGGATTATTTTTACTTAATTTATATTTTCAAAATATAAATTATTTAAGTATAAAAGAATAA
- a CDS encoding alpha/beta hydrolase: protein MMKYIFMIFLLSTMIACTSLEKDKSKTQIKYMPTQITIESGDKFSRIKWNLQNKNNIEKIELFRNLEYASNKYYKLKELPFDYDFTDVQQPTFAKLKYYFKITYKDGIQKKSDTFDVIGKHNSVILDNGLGIELEVILPKNYNTNKEKKYPVVYLLDGMDNFELNMSEDELMFDEMIELNKDKLSDMIVIGIESPVDRYRRFLPYKDVKNAGVANPGGVEYSKFIAEKVIPYVDKKYRTIKRADGRTIYVVSHGGLLSNYIGETYPKLFKNSASLSPAFYVGDFAEIEKIKNNKKTDKKVYIFTGTNEWQMNGRMAVKAYENIGYKYGKDIIYYEGNDEYHHVDSWRKIEMDPLLFFENGTDDNGEFRIEIERIYGFGVEPRPYGTPESYKPGRVTTIINPVFTTKRGIQYSLMDLAKYEVIDKENGKINKYGEFKFLNNLPCRVKVTYSNVEKIVEVLPYKKTKIIKNTSIKIDSLNWNINNGKIILNWKLNRYESSNRIEVWAKQREKDKFKYIGYQPAYLEKFDTKLDFDKKYELKIRLIGENEKVIEEKIIK from the coding sequence ATGATGAAATATATATTTATGATTTTTTTATTGTCAACAATGATTGCATGTACTTCATTAGAAAAAGATAAAAGCAAAACACAAATTAAGTATATGCCAACTCAAATAACAATTGAATCAGGAGATAAATTTTCAAGAATTAAATGGAATTTACAAAATAAAAACAATATTGAAAAGATAGAACTTTTTAGAAATTTGGAATATGCTAGTAATAAATATTATAAGCTAAAAGAATTACCTTTTGATTATGATTTTACAGATGTTCAACAACCAACATTTGCAAAGTTAAAATACTATTTTAAAATTACATACAAAGATGGAATACAAAAGAAAAGTGATACATTTGATGTAATTGGAAAGCATAATTCAGTAATATTAGATAATGGTTTAGGAATTGAATTAGAGGTTATACTTCCTAAAAATTATAATACTAACAAAGAAAAAAAATATCCTGTGGTATATCTTTTAGATGGTATGGATAATTTTGAGCTAAATATGAGTGAAGATGAATTGATGTTTGATGAAATGATTGAACTAAACAAGGATAAACTTAGTGATATGATAGTTATTGGAATAGAGAGTCCCGTGGACAGATATAGAAGATTTCTTCCATATAAAGATGTAAAAAATGCAGGTGTAGCAAATCCTGGTGGAGTAGAATATTCAAAATTTATAGCAGAAAAAGTAATTCCTTATGTTGATAAGAAATATAGAACAATAAAAAGAGCAGATGGAAGAACTATATATGTAGTATCACATGGTGGGCTTCTTTCAAACTATATAGGTGAAACTTACCCAAAACTGTTTAAAAATAGTGCTTCTTTATCTCCAGCTTTTTATGTAGGTGATTTTGCTGAAATAGAAAAAATCAAAAATAATAAAAAAACAGATAAAAAAGTCTATATATTTACAGGAACAAATGAATGGCAAATGAATGGAAGAATGGCGGTAAAAGCATATGAAAATATAGGTTATAAGTATGGTAAAGATATAATATACTATGAAGGAAATGATGAATATCATCATGTAGACTCATGGAGAAAAATAGAAATGGACCCACTTTTATTTTTTGAAAATGGTACTGATGATAATGGTGAATTTAGAATTGAAATTGAAAGAATTTATGGATTTGGAGTAGAACCAAGACCATATGGTACTCCTGAAAGTTATAAACCTGGTAGGGTAACAACTATTATAAATCCTGTATTTACAACAAAACGTGGGATACAGTATTCGCTTATGGATTTAGCAAAATATGAAGTTATTGATAAGGAAAATGGAAAAATTAATAAGTATGGGGAATTTAAATTTTTGAATAATTTACCATGTCGTGTAAAAGTAACTTATAGTAATGTTGAAAAAATAGTAGAAGTATTACCATATAAAAAAACTAAGATAATTAAAAATACAAGTATAAAAATAGATTCTTTAAATTGGAATATAAATAATGGAAAAATCATTTTAAATTGGAAACTAAATAGGTATGAGTCATCAAATCGTATAGAGGTATGGGCAAAACAACGGGAAAAAGATAAGTTTAAATATATTGGTTATCAACCAGCGTATCTTGAAAAATTTGATACTAAACTTGATTTTGATAAAAAGTATGAGCTTAAGATAAGACTTATTGGTGAAAATGAAAAAGTTATTGAAGAAAAAATTATAAAATAA
- a CDS encoding alpha/beta hydrolase produces the protein MKNIELDEVDGFKMQILLPENYKNTNKNYPVIYMLDGQDMFCKSTASDGEWKIDENISRLIKEKKIPEVIVVGIYSRFPNIRKIISFIDGKYRTLANRKNRAIMGSSGGASSSLMLTILNSDLISMAGAISLPQFEGLYEFLEKQPKKDIKIWLDGGTKEGGRGFYMYGLKNIIDILERKGYILGKDILYFEAKDKDHTPEAWSERVEYPYIFFFGKDKKDIADIDVEYYVVKAYGSYIQINPIIKWNNGLKYSLYNLADYKIIGDTKAEITNDGKLYFYGENKVEIEINYKGVKKKLKLNYEMFKKDIASGINIFLDSTLLGQKANYGIKVKNINIREFKGIDFISINSAYKILKVINNKLEKKETDDKIRISEMNAGNNLIFNISKNEIVKNNRKLNNYEQKFIKEGEYYYFPLKFMEELIDNSIVYHIESSNWHIFNKKNFEKEFKNNYIDNWWYKIKPIPRLTTSLKIFNFLFIVKILNNNDNYFNIESELKEKYLRMLMSTKNSIEYYNVVNKFIEEVNKKAFISVYGSNFIQKNELMNYIYKKNLNYILKSNGETILSLNEININAQNMEIIKQEIDKYLKEHDIKGWKHLEDEEKYVKLKYIDRNGNKKEMNFDLENVRQEISRGSNYYVLPDHSILTIIPEK, from the coding sequence ATGAAAAATATAGAACTTGATGAAGTTGATGGTTTTAAAATGCAAATATTACTTCCTGAAAACTACAAAAATACAAATAAAAACTATCCCGTAATATATATGTTAGATGGACAGGATATGTTTTGTAAAAGTACAGCTTCAGATGGTGAATGGAAGATAGATGAAAATATAAGTAGATTAATTAAAGAAAAAAAAATTCCAGAAGTAATTGTTGTTGGAATATATAGTAGATTTCCTAATATTAGAAAAATAATTTCTTTTATTGATGGCAAGTATAGAACTTTAGCAAATAGAAAAAATCGAGCAATAATGGGTTCTTCAGGTGGCGCTAGTTCATCTTTGATGTTGACAATTTTAAATTCGGATTTGATATCAATGGCAGGAGCTATATCTTTACCGCAGTTTGAAGGATTGTATGAATTTTTAGAGAAACAACCCAAAAAAGATATTAAAATTTGGCTTGATGGAGGGACTAAAGAAGGTGGTAGAGGATTCTATATGTATGGTTTGAAAAATATAATAGATATACTTGAAAGAAAGGGATATATACTTGGAAAAGATATATTGTATTTTGAAGCAAAAGATAAAGATCATACACCAGAGGCTTGGAGTGAAAGGGTTGAATATCCGTATATATTTTTTTTTGGAAAAGATAAGAAAGATATAGCGGATATTGATGTTGAGTATTATGTTGTAAAAGCTTATGGAAGTTATATTCAGATAAATCCAATTATCAAATGGAATAACGGTTTGAAATATTCTCTTTATAATTTAGCTGATTATAAAATTATTGGGGATACAAAGGCAGAAATAACAAATGACGGAAAACTATATTTCTATGGAGAAAATAAAGTTGAAATAGAAATTAACTATAAAGGAGTAAAGAAAAAATTAAAATTAAATTATGAAATGTTTAAAAAAGATATAGCAAGTGGTATAAATATATTTTTAGATTCAACACTTTTAGGACAAAAAGCAAATTATGGAATAAAAGTAAAAAATATTAATATTAGAGAATTTAAAGGAATTGATTTTATTTCTATTAATAGTGCATATAAGATACTTAAAGTTATAAATAATAAACTTGAAAAAAAGGAAACAGATGATAAAATAAGAATTTCTGAAATGAATGCAGGCAACAATTTAATATTTAATATATCAAAAAATGAAATTGTTAAAAATAATAGAAAATTAAATAATTATGAACAAAAATTTATAAAAGAAGGAGAATATTATTACTTTCCTTTGAAATTTATGGAAGAATTAATTGATAATTCTATAGTATATCATATTGAAAGTAGTAATTGGCATATTTTTAATAAAAAGAATTTTGAAAAAGAATTTAAAAATAACTATATTGATAATTGGTGGTATAAAATAAAACCAATTCCAAGACTGACTACTTCGCTAAAAATATTTAATTTTTTATTTATAGTAAAAATATTAAATAATAATGATAATTATTTTAATATTGAATCTGAATTAAAAGAAAAGTATTTAAGGATGTTGATGTCAACTAAAAATTCAATAGAGTATTATAATGTGGTAAATAAATTTATTGAAGAGGTTAATAAAAAAGCTTTTATTTCAGTTTATGGATCTAATTTTATACAAAAAAATGAACTGATGAACTATATTTATAAAAAAAATTTAAACTACATCTTAAAAAGCAATGGAGAAACTATTTTAAGTTTAAATGAAATTAATATTAATGCTCAAAATATGGAGATAATAAAACAGGAAATTGATAAATATTTAAAAGAGCACGATATTAAAGGATGGAAGCATTTAGAAGATGAAGAAAAATATGTAAAATTAAAATATATTGATCGAAATGGCAATAAAAAAGAGATGAATTTTGATCTTGAGAATGTACGACAAGAAATAAGCAGAGGAAGCAATTATTATGTATTACCGGATCATAGTATATTGACTATAATTCCGGAAAAATAG